The Chanodichthys erythropterus isolate Z2021 chromosome 14, ASM2448905v1, whole genome shotgun sequence genome window below encodes:
- the stk17b gene encoding serine/threonine-protein kinase 17B, with product MARRRLDSRSGSSALLSEIHTHIHTDPLDAVFDMSNELGRGKFAVVKRCVEKATGKVFAAKFIKKRRRGRDCRAEVVHEIAVLEAAKNNPRVVNLHAVYETDHDLVLMLEYAAGGEIFDHCVSEELLPEGQITRLIRQMLEGVHLLHQTSVVHLDLKPQNILLTSLSPMGDIKIVDFGLARKLGSAGELREILGTPEYVAPEILNYEPITTATDLWSVGVITYMLVTGESPFAGEDKQETFLNVSQVNVDYSREAFSRVSELAVDFIRKLLIKAPEDRPSAADCMTHPWLWLHSSGSDPIPVTPRTPRERSFGGKWSAPPEDPEDKENILDSPHTKRFRFEEDMSATADGDHLC from the exons ATGGCCCGGAGGAGGCTGGACAGTCGCAGTGGATCCTCGGCTCTGCTGTCAGAGATCCACACTCACATCCACACGGATCCTCTGGACGCCGTGTTTGACATGAGCAACGAACTTGGCAG GGGGAAGTTTGCAGTGGTGAAGCGGTGTGTGGAAAAGGCCACAGGGAAAGTCTTCGCTGCAAAGTTCATCAAGAAGCGGCGACGAGGTCGCGACTGCAGGGCGGAGGTAGTTCATGAAATTGCCGTTCTAGAGGCGGCAAAGAACAACCCTCGTGTGGTGAACCTGCATGCTGTATATGAGACCGATCATGACCTCGTTTTAATGCTGGAATA TGCGGCAGGTGGAGAGATATTTGACCACTGTGTGTCAGAGGAGCTGCTTCCTGAAGGTCAGATCACCCGTCTGATCAGACAGATGCTTGAGGGCGTTCACCTACTCCACCAGACAAGCGTGGTCCACCTTGACCTGAAG CCCCAGAATATTCTCCTGACCAGTCTGAGCCCAATGGGGGATATAAAGATAGTGGATTTTGGGTTGGCCCGCAAGTTGGGTTCTGCTGGGGAGCTCAGAGAGATTCTGGGAACCCCTGAGTACGTAG CCCCTGAGATCCTGAACTATGAACCAATCACCACAGCAACAGACCTCTG GAGTGTGGGTGTGATCACCTATATGCTGGTGACAGGAGAGTCTCCCTTTGCTGGCGAGGATAAACAGGAGACCTTCCTAAATGTATCCCAAGTGAACGTGGACTACAGCAGAGAGGCCTTCTCAAGGGTGTCTGAGCTGGCTGTCGACTTTATCCGGAAACTGCTGATCAAAGCACCAGA GGATCGTCCCAGTGCAGCCGACTGCATGACCCATCCCTGGCTATGGCTCCACTCTTCAGGTTCTGATCCGATCCCCGTGACCCCACGCACTCCTCGGGAAAGGAGTTTCGGGGGGAAGTGGTCCGCGCCACCCGAGGACCCTGAAGACAAAGAAAACATTCTGGACTCGCCACATACCAAGAGGTTTCGTTTTGAGGAGGACATGTCAGCCACGGCCGACGGTGACCACTTATGCTGA